One Dictyostelium discoideum AX4 chromosome 3 chromosome, whole genome shotgun sequence genomic region harbors:
- a CDS encoding centrosomal protein 148 kDa has protein sequence MLPNNSPFSPSYISGNNNNNNNNSKNERSPPPPLPPKPQQLHINDLGSTPIKKPINNSSINTPDNKNKNNNNNNNNNEQKQQQQFSYNSTPVSTQKNNTTTTTSTTATPSPSGSKPSLIKPRTPSSIFNNSSINSMNGSKYNNLNFNNNNNNNIPSSAQPSNIGEVILEELVPTNDSDYSNKNNFPSSPLTPANGMRSTSKTPRRWRLVPANCTCLLHENNLNSSANTNANNNNNNSSSNNNNNNNSNNNNNSSSFCPRCSQQINSDDNNNNNSNFGNLDEAFKSNYSVNSRNNSNINNNNNNFNNSGGTGLNGLNNSSSSKNNNNNNNNNNNNNNNNNLNGGFNRSSSTTTTTTANNFSYHTPLKKVTYKVECTGDFERELDLLKNEVSELEDEFGLLKLNSSLNKSHGPITTNSTSILNDYNNLHNHQQQQQQHHHNNQNNHNNNNNNSHSGINTNSTDNSTNIPFNRTSSTSSTSKSPFFSNYTSSYSIPNNKLQQQQQQQKGDNNNNNNNNNNNNNNNNNNNNNNNNNNEDKVQEVEKDDENKIKKFTINKPYQYEFKSNGTSSKNNLLEQISNLIDDLEKEKNESATIKQERNEFERLMKELEKTLALKERDITSIKQLNLQIEQQLIEKEKSTIQLLNQLKQYQNELIEKAVDLETLKELEVEIYSIKNQYNEKINELSEKNQLLHQNEKEIQQLNNNIQRMRLELTNQEKAEQLLLEIGKLKKYITDLEHSSKTLLENEFLKYQSLKQQSDSEKQRSNDTISRLELTVAQREKQIQLLENEKIGKILIDKLEFDQLNQEMTLALQHLSELDIDHNQLKHDYNTSQEQLNQLHLDNQQINQQLLDQKKLINRLKSENDDMKERLSKVHFIVQDSPKKQLSQHQLNQIYQTPYRSLNFSNSPLNNNSNNSNIDNKINQLSSSSSSSSPTNINTNSNSGNSGVSGGINNLDNTNNNTNNNTNNNSIKVLNFKESQSTSESIFNSVLSEHSTISNDDNNNNNSSNNNDSNNSINQSLTPITPMSLPKLNGFLNHNNNNNNNNNNNNNNNNNNNNNNNKNKNNNNSITFNIQNDVNKTQKQNEDSIVKNTEYQIQHDVDQNGIHENDNNHNNHDNDNNDDNDNNDDNDDHFVSEEDYRKYINSDSNQQDEEYEQEYDQQLYQQDYQQEYEQEYDQQQEGEEQEEQEEQEQEEQQEEEQEQEEEQLEYNHNHDGNEEQENYHNNQDDEDDYISEEQDDWNNSLNSKSSSRLNGIRRRDDDDDKDNDKTLDDEYFNDKDFEINVDEEKDEEKDDRGL, from the exons atgttACCGAATAATAGTCCATTTTCACCTTCATACAtaagtggtaataataataataataataataatagcaaaaATGAAAGATCACCACCgccaccattaccaccaaaaCCACAACAACTCCATATAAATGATTTAGGTAGTACACCCATTAAAAAACCAATCAATAATTCATCTATAAACACAccagataataaaaataaaaataacaataataataataataataatgaacaaaaacaacaacaacaatttagTTATAATTCAACACCAGTGTcaacacaaaaaaataatactactactaccacctcAACAACAGCgacaccatcaccatctgGATCGAAACCTTCTCTAATTAAACCACGTACTCCAtcatctatttttaataattctagtATTAATAGCATGAATGGTAGTAAatacaataatttaaattttaataataataataataataatatacctTCATCAGCGCAACCAAGTAATATTGGTGAAGTTATACTTGAAGAATTAGTTCCAACTAATGATTCTGACTATAGCAATAAGAATAATTTTCCTTCTTCACCATTAACACCTGCTAATGGAATGAGAAGTACTTCTAAAACACCTCGTAGGTGGAGGTTAGTACCTGCAAATTGCACTTGTTTACTG catgaaaataatttaaatagtagTGCAAATACTAAtgcaaacaacaacaacaacaacagcagcagcaataataataacaacaacaacagcaataataacaacaattcATCAAGCTTTTGTCCTAGATGTAGTCAACAAATAAAtagtgatgataataataataacaattcaaattttggtaatttagATGAagcatttaaatcaaattatagCGTTAATAGTagaaataattcaaatataaataataataataataactttaatAACAGTGGTGGTACAGGTTTGAATGGacttaataatagtagtagtagtaaaaacaataataataataataataataataataataataataataataataatttgaatggTGGATTTAATAggtcatcatcaacaacaacaactaccacagccaataatttttcatatcATACCCCATTAAAAAAGGTAACGTATAAAGTTGAATGTACTGGTGATTTTGAAAGAGAACTTGATCTTTTAAAGAATGAAGTTAGTGAATTGGAAGATGaatttggtttattaaaattaaactcttcattaaataaaagtcATGGTCCAATTACTACAAATTCaacttcaattttaaatgattataataatctacacaaccatcaacaacaacaacaacaacaccaccacaataatcaaaataatcataataataataataataatagtcatAGTGGTATTAATACTAATAGTACTGATAATAGTACTAATATACCATTTAATAGAACATCATCTACTTCTTCCACTTCAAAATCaccatttttttcaaattataccTCATCATATTCaattccaaataataaactacaacaacaacaacaacaacaaaaaggtgataataataataataataataataataataataataataataataataataataataataataataataataataacaatgaagATAAAGTTCAAGAAGTTgaaaaagatgatgaaaataaaattaaaaaatttacaataaataaaccatatcaatatgaatttaaaagtaaTGGAACAtcaagtaaaaataatttattagaacaaattagtaatttaattgatgatttagAAAAGGAAAAGAATGAATCAGCAACTATTAAACAAGAGAGgaatgaatttgaaagatTAATGAAAGAACTTGAGAAAACTTTAGCATTAAAAGAGAGAGACATTACTTCTATCAAACAATTGAATCTACAAATTGAACAACAATTgatagagaaagagaaaagtACAATTCAActattgaatcaattgaaacagTATCAAAATGAATTGATAGAGAAAGCAGTGGATTTAGAGACATTGAAAGAATTGGAGGTTGAAATTTACTctattaaaaatcaatacaATGAAAAGATTAATGAACTATCTGAAAAGAATCAGCTATTACATCAAAATGAAAAGGAGATTCaacaattgaataataaCATCCAAAGGATGAGACTAGAGTTAACCAATCAAGAGAAAGCCGAGCAATTACTATTGGAAATTGGCAAACTAAAGAAATACATCACCGATTTAGAACATTCCTCAAAAACACTTttagaaaatgaatttttaaaataccaaTCACTAAAACAGCAATCAGACTCTGAGAAACAAAGATCAAATGATACAATCAGTCGATTGGAGCTAACAGTCGCTCAAAGGGAGAAACAAATTCAACTATTAGAGAATGAAAAAATTGGTaagattttaattgataaattagaatttgatcaattgaatcaagAGATGACTTTAGCATTACAACATCTCTCTGAATTGGATATTGATCATAATCAATTGAAACATGATTATAATACTTCACAAGAACAACTTAATCAATTACATTTAGATAATCAACAAAttaatcaacaattattagatcaaaagaaattaattaatcgtttaaaatctgaaaatgatgatatgAAGGAAAGATTATCAAAAGTTCATTTCATAGTTCAAGATTCtccaaaaaaacaattatcacaacatcaattaaatcaaatttatcaaactCCTTATagatctttaaatttttcaaattcacctttaaataataattctaataatagtaatattgataataaaataaatcaattatcttcctcttcttcctcctcatcaccaacaaatattaatactaatagtaatagtggtaatagtGGTGTTAGTGGtggtattaataatttagataataccaataacaataccaataataataccaataataatagtattaaagtattaaattttaaagaatcacAATCAACTTCTGAAAGTATTTTCAATTCAGTATTATCAGAACATTCTACtatttcaaatgatgataataataataataatagtagtaataataatgatagtaataattcaattaaccAATCATTAACTCCAATTACTCCAATGTctttaccaaaattaaatggatttttaaatcataataataataataataataataataataataataataataataataataataataataataataataataaaaataaaaataataataatagtatcacttttaatattcaaaatgatgtaaataaaactcaaaaacaaaatgaagaTTCAATCGTCAAAAATACAGaatatcaaattcaacatgATGTAGATCAAAATGGTATTCATGAAAATGATAACAATCATAACAATcatgataatgataacaaTGATGACAATGATAACAATGATGACAATGATGATCATTTTGTTTCTGAAGAAGACTATcgtaaatatataaatagtgATTCAAATCAACAAGATGAAGAATATGAACAAGAATATGACCAACAACTTTATCAACAAGATTATCAACAAGAATATGAACAAGAATATGACCAACAACAAGAAGgagaagaacaagaagaacaagaagaacaagaacaagaagaacaacaagaagaagaacaagaacaagaggAGGAACAATTAGAATATAATCACAATCATGATGGTAATGAAGAACAGGAAAATTATCACAATAAccaagatgatgaagatgattatATCAGTGAAGAACAAGATGATTGGAATAATAGCCTCAATTCAAAAAGTAGTAGTAGATTAAATGGTATACGAAGAagagatgatgatgatgataaagataatgataaaactcttgatgatgaatattttaatgacaaagattttgaaattaatgttGACGAGgaaaaagatgaagaaaaagaCGACCGAggtttataa